The following proteins are co-located in the Robbsia betulipollinis genome:
- a CDS encoding ATP-binding protein translates to MRYLLRPERGASYRGWFRLVPGVVAVPLLCALYLSNDALVSHAWLTRLLVLWTASSLLIGLVEVWHMARDGRQRTSPKRVYETLAAAHDAARDAVLATNVIGAIVYLNASAERLIGVTAANALGEPLDAVLNLHLASGGRIDPLDCRQADGVSPCGDVPLAAFAFLRATDRTTRPIQLSVLPLLSETRRVEGALLFVRDGARAHRAAQNDAYARQVTHATLDAVIDIDADLTICRWNKGATQLFSYHEDEVTGESLAMLVTADRKQALEQTVRAALAGECFSDRDLTIRTRDGRECDVSLTAFRIEVAAGAHRHAVLVLRNIHERRIGERRVRHLGAQLVRRAQELQAIFDIAPVGMAIADSPDCLHVRPNLALARMLGVERSAEVTLDHAATYSLWHDGQPMQAYESPLHAAVAQRAAITPLEIEIRTADTSATVMAYSAPVIDQDNAVVGAIAVFVDISAMKHVHAERQQLLAEAIAARRAAEDASRLKEEFLATVSHELRTPLNAMHGWLEIMQRKPDAQTQARGLDVIRRNVRAQTRVIEDILDVSAFVTGKVRLVVRPIDLLDVVRVVVESLRPTADAKAIHLLLTDERIPAGGEAPVNGDPERLQQVIWNLLSNAVKFTPSGGRVRVGLSRAAQHFVVSVADTGEGIDGAFLPYVFDRFRQADSSIERRHAGLGLGLAIVRHMVELHGGSVSVESAGLGKGATFAIQLPVRVASEGPPDTVGASTADATGTATARKPLAGRDILIVEDDASAADMLAHALDDEGASVRVAHSAAVALALIAARGPDAVVSDIGLPERDGYAFIGDVRAAERGVAGTRLYAIAVTAYARPEDRDHALAAGFDAYLVKPVAPSSVTQLLAAHFAKGI, encoded by the coding sequence ATGCGTTACCTTTTAAGGCCGGAGCGCGGCGCGTCCTATCGTGGCTGGTTCCGGCTCGTGCCCGGCGTCGTCGCCGTGCCCCTGCTGTGCGCGCTGTATCTATCGAACGATGCGCTCGTCAGCCATGCGTGGCTGACGCGGCTGCTCGTGCTCTGGACCGCGTCGTCATTGCTGATCGGTTTGGTCGAAGTCTGGCACATGGCCCGCGACGGGCGGCAGCGGACCTCCCCCAAACGCGTGTACGAGACGCTGGCGGCCGCCCACGACGCGGCACGAGACGCCGTTCTTGCAACGAACGTGATCGGCGCCATCGTGTATCTGAACGCCAGCGCCGAGCGGCTGATCGGTGTCACGGCCGCGAACGCCCTCGGCGAGCCGCTGGATGCGGTGCTGAATTTGCATCTCGCTTCGGGTGGGCGCATCGACCCGCTCGATTGCCGCCAGGCCGATGGCGTGTCGCCATGTGGGGATGTCCCGCTGGCCGCCTTTGCGTTTCTGCGCGCGACGGACCGCACGACGCGCCCCATACAGTTATCCGTCCTTCCATTGCTTTCGGAGACGCGGCGCGTCGAGGGCGCGCTGCTGTTCGTGCGCGACGGCGCGCGCGCGCACCGGGCGGCTCAGAACGACGCGTACGCCCGGCAGGTCACGCATGCCACGCTGGACGCGGTCATCGATATCGACGCCGATCTCACGATCTGTCGCTGGAACAAGGGCGCCACCCAGCTCTTTTCCTACCACGAGGACGAGGTAACCGGCGAATCGCTCGCCATGCTCGTGACCGCCGATCGCAAGCAGGCGCTCGAGCAGACAGTCAGGGCCGCCCTCGCGGGAGAGTGTTTCAGCGACCGGGACCTGACGATTCGTACGCGCGATGGCCGCGAATGCGACGTGTCGCTGACGGCGTTCCGGATCGAGGTCGCGGCCGGCGCCCACCGGCACGCGGTGCTGGTGCTGCGCAACATCCACGAACGGCGCATCGGCGAACGGCGGGTGCGGCATCTCGGCGCGCAGCTCGTGCGGCGTGCCCAGGAACTGCAGGCGATCTTCGACATCGCGCCGGTTGGCATGGCCATCGCCGATTCACCCGACTGCCTGCATGTCCGGCCGAACCTGGCGCTGGCGCGGATGCTGGGGGTGGAGCGTTCGGCCGAGGTGACGCTGGACCATGCCGCAACGTATTCTCTCTGGCATGACGGGCAGCCCATGCAGGCCTACGAGTCGCCCCTGCACGCGGCGGTGGCGCAACGCGCCGCGATCACGCCGCTCGAAATCGAAATCCGTACGGCCGACACGAGCGCCACGGTCATGGCGTACAGCGCGCCGGTGATCGATCAGGACAACGCGGTGGTCGGCGCGATCGCGGTATTCGTGGACATTTCCGCGATGAAGCATGTCCACGCCGAACGGCAGCAGTTGCTGGCCGAGGCGATCGCGGCGCGGCGCGCGGCGGAGGATGCCAGCCGCCTGAAGGAGGAATTCCTCGCGACGGTGTCGCATGAACTGCGCACGCCGCTCAACGCCATGCACGGCTGGCTCGAAATCATGCAGCGCAAGCCCGATGCGCAGACTCAGGCGCGCGGTCTCGACGTCATTCGTCGCAACGTCCGCGCGCAGACGCGCGTGATCGAGGACATCCTGGATGTCTCGGCATTCGTCACCGGCAAGGTGCGGCTGGTGGTGCGGCCGATCGATCTGCTGGATGTCGTGCGGGTGGTCGTGGAGTCCCTGCGTCCCACCGCCGATGCGAAAGCGATCCATCTGCTGCTGACGGACGAGCGGATTCCGGCGGGCGGCGAGGCGCCGGTCAATGGCGATCCCGAGCGCCTCCAGCAGGTGATCTGGAACCTGTTGTCGAATGCGGTCAAGTTCACGCCCTCGGGCGGGCGCGTGCGGGTCGGCCTGTCGCGCGCGGCGCAGCACTTCGTGGTCAGCGTCGCCGATACCGGCGAAGGTATCGATGGCGCTTTCCTGCCCTATGTCTTCGATCGCTTCCGACAAGCCGATTCCTCGATCGAGCGCCGGCATGCGGGGCTGGGCCTGGGACTCGCGATCGTGCGGCACATGGTCGAACTGCACGGCGGCAGCGTGTCGGTGGAAAGTGCCGGCCTCGGCAAGGGCGCCACGTTCGCGATCCAGTTGCCGGTGCGTGTGGCGAGCGAAGGGCCTCCCGACACCGTGGGCGCCTCGACCGCGGATGCCACCGGCACGGCGACTGCCCGCAAGCCGCTTGCAGGACGCGACATTCTGATCGTCGAGGACGATGCGTCCGCGGCGGACATGCTTGCGCACGCGCTGGACGACGAGGGCGCGAGCGTGCGGGTCGCGCATTCGGCGGCGGTCGCGCTGGCACTGATCGCTGCGCGCGGGCCCGATGCCGTAGTCTCGGACATCGGCTTGCCGGAACGCGACGGCTATGCCTTCATCGGCGACGTGCGGGCGGCGGAACGGGGCGTGGCAGGCACGCGCCTGTATGCGATCGCAGTGACCGCCTACGCCCGCCCGGAAGACCGCGATCATGCGCTGGCGGCAGGTTTCGACGCGTATCTCGTCAAGCCGGTGGCGCCATCGAGCGTGACCCAATTGCTGGCCGCGCATTTCGCGAAAGGCATATAA
- the otsA gene encoding alpha,alpha-trehalose-phosphate synthase (UDP-forming), whose protein sequence is MSRLIVVSNRVAPTSEGRPAAGGLAIGVLDALQETGGVWFGWSGDIVAEAAPPHIELRSKVTYATVGLTRRDYDQYYRGFSNATLWPAFHYRNDLLRYDRQEYAGYNRVNESLARQLVALLEPDDIIWVHDYHLIPFAQACRRLGVTNPIGFFLHIPFPAPEVLYTVPPHRELIEALMQYDVIGFQTTADVQSFNDYIVRDVGGKVDAQGRTSAFGRRARVAAYPIGVYPDAIAASARDYSNRRLVAKVRDSMRGRALIMSVDRLDYSKGLGERFAAFERLLQTSPGMQERVSLVQIAPPTRSDVSTYQKIRQSLEAQAGRINGRFAQLDWTPIQYLNRKYERNVLMALFRASQVGFVTPLRDGMNLVAKEYVSSQDPDDPGVLVLSQFAGAIEEMSGALVVNPFDVAQMSEALERALTMPLPERQSRYRDMMVPLRRNNLSVWRDTFLVDLRRVKRKPAN, encoded by the coding sequence ATGAGTCGATTGATTGTCGTTTCAAATCGTGTCGCGCCAACGTCGGAGGGCCGCCCGGCGGCGGGCGGCCTGGCCATCGGAGTACTCGATGCCCTGCAGGAAACGGGCGGCGTCTGGTTCGGCTGGAGCGGGGACATCGTCGCGGAAGCCGCGCCGCCGCACATCGAATTGCGTAGCAAGGTGACCTACGCGACGGTCGGTCTTACACGGCGGGACTACGATCAGTATTACAGAGGATTCTCGAATGCCACGCTGTGGCCGGCTTTCCATTACCGTAATGACCTGCTGCGTTACGATCGTCAGGAATACGCCGGCTACAACCGTGTCAACGAATCGCTTGCCCGGCAGCTGGTGGCGCTGCTGGAGCCGGACGACATCATCTGGGTGCACGACTACCATCTCATCCCGTTCGCGCAGGCCTGCAGGCGGCTGGGGGTGACGAATCCGATCGGTTTCTTCCTGCACATCCCGTTTCCGGCGCCGGAGGTGCTGTACACGGTGCCACCGCATCGCGAACTGATCGAAGCCCTGATGCAATACGATGTGATTGGGTTCCAGACGACCGCCGACGTGCAGTCCTTCAACGACTACATCGTCCGCGATGTCGGCGGCAAGGTAGATGCACAGGGGCGGACGTCGGCGTTCGGACGTCGTGCACGCGTGGCCGCCTATCCGATCGGCGTGTATCCGGATGCGATCGCGGCGTCGGCGCGCGACTACTCCAATCGCCGCCTGGTGGCAAAGGTGCGCGACAGCATGCGCGGACGCGCGCTGATCATGAGCGTGGACCGGCTGGACTACTCGAAGGGACTGGGCGAGCGTTTCGCCGCTTTCGAGCGGCTGTTGCAGACCTCGCCGGGCATGCAGGAACGCGTATCGCTGGTGCAGATCGCACCGCCGACCCGTTCCGACGTCAGCACATATCAGAAAATCCGTCAGTCGCTCGAGGCCCAGGCAGGGCGCATCAACGGCCGGTTCGCGCAACTCGACTGGACGCCGATCCAGTATCTCAATCGCAAGTACGAGCGCAATGTGCTGATGGCGCTGTTCCGCGCGTCCCAGGTGGGTTTCGTGACGCCCTTGCGCGACGGCATGAACCTGGTGGCCAAGGAATATGTCTCTTCGCAGGATCCGGACGACCCAGGCGTGCTGGTGTTGTCGCAATTCGCCGGCGCGATAGAAGAGATGTCCGGCGCACTGGTGGTGAATCCCTTCGACGTCGCACAGATGTCCGAAGCGCTGGAACGCGCGCTGACCATGCCCTTGCCGGAGCGACAATCGCGTTACCGCGACATGATGGTGCCGCTGCGCCGTAATAATCTTTCGGTGTGGCGCGATACCTTTCTGGTCGACCTGCGCCGCGTGAAGCGCAAACCGGCGAACTGA
- a CDS encoding chemotaxis protein — protein sequence MSGSTLNPPAESPPGTGIGHSTAELGPSDSSDSGSDVQGAVRHPSDIDDELDAHALEEGALEFDSDTDQSGTGERASADGDGDLRLDGDILPDSVESIADIADDASLPEDALDDDAAADAAARRADRR from the coding sequence ATGTCAGGAAGCACATTGAACCCGCCGGCAGAGAGCCCTCCGGGGACCGGCATCGGTCACTCGACGGCGGAATTGGGACCGAGCGATTCCAGCGATAGCGGCAGCGACGTGCAAGGCGCGGTGCGTCATCCATCGGATATCGACGACGAATTGGACGCGCACGCGCTCGAGGAGGGGGCGCTCGAGTTCGACAGCGATACCGATCAAAGTGGCACGGGCGAACGCGCTTCGGCGGATGGCGACGGCGATCTGCGTCTCGATGGCGACATCCTGCCCGACTCGGTCGAATCGATCGCCGATATCGCGGATGACGCCTCCTTGCCCGAGGACGCGCTCGACGACGACGCTGCTGCGGACGCCGCGGCCCGCCGCGCAGACCGTCGATGA
- a CDS encoding response regulator, whose amino-acid sequence MSAAACGQATVPAMQRNVAAAQGDDTTAMRVVVIDDHQDAASALALLVELWGYDVRVGYDGYAALELAQGFDPHAMLLDIGLPGFSGYEAARCIRQAEARARSGPALLVAVTGYGSPEDIAQAIRSGFDHHLIKPSNPDVLERFLRNQARRLSVRNHEPAATSFAPTSIGNGQGEVAAEPSGT is encoded by the coding sequence ATGAGTGCCGCCGCGTGCGGGCAGGCCACCGTGCCAGCCATGCAGCGGAACGTAGCTGCAGCGCAAGGTGACGATACGACCGCGATGCGCGTGGTCGTAATCGACGACCATCAGGATGCGGCATCGGCCCTTGCGTTGCTGGTGGAACTGTGGGGTTACGATGTGCGGGTCGGTTACGACGGCTACGCGGCGCTGGAACTTGCTCAGGGTTTCGATCCGCATGCCATGTTGCTCGACATCGGACTGCCGGGCTTCAGCGGCTACGAGGCCGCTCGCTGCATACGGCAGGCGGAGGCCCGCGCACGCTCGGGGCCGGCATTGCTCGTGGCGGTGACGGGGTATGGTTCTCCCGAGGATATCGCGCAGGCCATTCGCTCGGGGTTCGATCACCATCTGATCAAGCCGTCCAACCCCGATGTACTTGAGCGTTTTTTGCGTAACCAGGCGCGCCGTCTGTCGGTGCGCAATCACGAACCTGCTGCGACCTCCTTCGCCCCGACGTCGATCGGGAATGGGCAGGGAGAGGTCGCAGCCGAGCCGTCCGGCACCTGA
- a CDS encoding YihY/virulence factor BrkB family protein, whose protein sequence is MPERLVETPLRGTIHADGEPTRQAGATPKGWLGHLKKWGMWFYEPVRDWIADRCSSLSASIAFYSAFSLAPTLVLIIAIISFFYGADAAQGKLVAQIRGVVGEQAAAGIQTLISSAWNARTGTGTTVISIIVVAIGASATFSSLNTALNEICPPDSTAEGARASILSMVRIRLISFGLVIGAGFLVVVLLVLDAVINVAGAWLLGAENPSFILANLAQRFVSFLILLGAFSALLKLLPDAPIPWRAAFIGGTTSALLFTGGKNLFSFYLAHAGTANSFGAAGSLAVVLMWLYYSAAVFLLGAEVTAASARRSGDMAPHPRTARKPKRLRQPVRTSAPGS, encoded by the coding sequence TTGCCCGAACGATTGGTCGAAACCCCCTTGCGTGGAACGATTCACGCCGATGGCGAGCCCACGCGGCAAGCCGGCGCTACCCCCAAAGGCTGGCTCGGGCATCTGAAGAAATGGGGAATGTGGTTTTACGAGCCGGTGCGCGATTGGATCGCGGACCGTTGTTCCTCACTCTCCGCATCGATCGCCTTTTACTCGGCGTTTTCTCTCGCACCCACGCTCGTGTTGATCATCGCTATCATCAGTTTTTTCTACGGCGCCGATGCCGCGCAGGGAAAACTGGTGGCGCAGATACGTGGTGTGGTGGGCGAGCAGGCGGCCGCCGGGATCCAGACCCTGATCAGCAGCGCCTGGAATGCGCGCACCGGCACCGGCACCACGGTGATCTCGATCATCGTCGTCGCGATCGGGGCATCCGCGACGTTTTCCTCCCTGAACACCGCGCTCAATGAAATATGTCCGCCGGACAGCACCGCCGAGGGTGCCCGCGCCAGCATCCTGAGCATGGTGCGCATCCGCCTGATCTCGTTCGGGCTGGTCATCGGTGCGGGCTTCCTGGTCGTCGTGCTGCTGGTGCTGGATGCCGTGATCAATGTCGCCGGGGCCTGGCTGCTGGGCGCGGAAAACCCGTCTTTCATCCTCGCGAATCTGGCGCAGCGCTTCGTCAGTTTCCTGATTCTCCTGGGCGCTTTCTCGGCATTGCTCAAGTTGCTTCCCGACGCGCCCATACCCTGGCGCGCCGCCTTCATTGGCGGCACGACGAGCGCGCTATTGTTTACCGGCGGAAAGAATCTGTTCAGTTTTTACCTCGCCCATGCCGGTACGGCCAATTCCTTCGGCGCGGCTGGATCGCTGGCTGTTGTTCTGATGTGGTTGTACTATTCCGCCGCCGTGTTCCTGCTCGGTGCCGAGGTCACTGCGGCCAGCGCGCGCCGCAGCGGCGACATGGCACCTCATCCGAGGACCGCGCGCAAGCCAAAGCGGCTACGGCAACCCGTGCGCACGTCTGCCCCGGGATCCTGA
- a CDS encoding RNA polymerase factor sigma-54, with amino-acid sequence MQQSVRLLQLSALEFTQEVNNALATNPFLEAEENAQSGNGEAPAQGTNLAASGQADPREMSLDGGSGEREPSSDNSAETSRDNDVEGVGNTDNLNSEGGEYASDSYSSDSYSSRSGTGDGDGFEAGDWMHVVPNLREKLHQSLRLSPLMGRDRLAAQIVIESLEDDGYLRQSLDELVELGDCDPPLSTDEFANAVRLVQTLDQPGIAARSLAECLTLQLEALPEETPHRLLAIELVNNYLEKLAKREHAELQKRLGCDAEAVRAIAALIRTLDPKPGESAAVQENNYVIPDVIVRQVKGRWAVAINPAVMPRARVHRMYAEMFAQSEGSSRSPLAQQLQEARWLLRNVQQRFSTIQRVAETIVAHQRAFFDYGEIALKPLVLRDVADELDLHESTVSRATGNKYMATPRGIFEFKHFFPRELGTESGGTCSAAAVRALLKEMISAEPGNAPLSDVTLAKLLAQQGVIVARRTVAKYRRLMKVPPAEMRRA; translated from the coding sequence ATGCAGCAATCGGTGCGTTTGTTGCAGTTGTCGGCGCTGGAATTCACCCAGGAAGTCAACAACGCACTGGCGACGAACCCGTTCCTCGAGGCGGAAGAAAACGCGCAAAGCGGCAACGGCGAAGCGCCCGCGCAAGGCACGAACCTGGCCGCGTCGGGTCAGGCCGATCCGCGGGAAATGTCGCTCGACGGCGGTAGCGGCGAGCGCGAACCGTCGAGCGACAATTCGGCGGAAACCTCCCGCGACAACGATGTGGAAGGCGTCGGCAACACGGATAATCTGAATTCCGAGGGCGGAGAATATGCATCGGATTCCTATTCATCCGATTCCTATTCGTCGCGTAGCGGCACAGGCGACGGGGATGGCTTCGAGGCGGGCGACTGGATGCACGTGGTGCCCAATCTGCGCGAAAAGCTTCATCAGTCTCTGCGCCTCTCGCCATTGATGGGCCGCGACCGCCTCGCCGCACAAATCGTGATCGAATCCCTTGAAGATGACGGTTATCTACGTCAATCGCTGGACGAGCTCGTCGAGTTGGGCGATTGCGATCCCCCACTGAGCACCGATGAATTCGCCAACGCCGTGCGGCTCGTGCAGACGCTGGACCAGCCGGGTATCGCGGCGCGCTCGCTCGCAGAGTGCCTGACGCTGCAACTGGAAGCCTTGCCCGAAGAGACACCGCATCGCCTGCTGGCGATCGAGTTGGTCAACAATTATCTCGAAAAGCTCGCCAAGCGGGAGCATGCGGAACTCCAGAAGCGCCTGGGATGCGACGCGGAGGCTGTCCGGGCGATCGCCGCCCTGATACGCACGCTCGACCCGAAGCCGGGCGAAAGCGCCGCGGTTCAGGAAAACAATTATGTCATTCCCGACGTCATCGTACGGCAGGTCAAGGGGCGCTGGGCGGTGGCGATCAATCCCGCGGTCATGCCGCGCGCGCGGGTGCATCGGATGTATGCGGAAATGTTCGCGCAAAGCGAAGGCAGCTCCCGCTCGCCACTGGCACAACAGCTTCAGGAAGCAAGGTGGCTGCTGCGTAACGTTCAACAGCGTTTCTCGACGATCCAGCGGGTCGCCGAAACCATCGTCGCGCATCAGCGTGCGTTCTTCGATTACGGCGAAATCGCGTTGAAGCCGCTGGTGCTGCGCGACGTGGCCGACGAGCTCGACCTGCATGAGTCGACCGTCTCGCGCGCCACGGGCAACAAATACATGGCGACACCGCGCGGCATTTTCGAATTCAAGCATTTCTTCCCGCGGGAACTGGGTACCGAAAGCGGCGGCACCTGTTCCGCAGCCGCGGTACGCGCGCTGCTCAAGGAAATGATTTCGGCCGAACCGGGCAATGCCCCACTCTCGGACGTTACGCTCGCCAAGCTGTTGGCGCAGCAAGGCGTCATCGTTGCGCGTCGGACGGTGGCGAAATATCGGCGGCTGATGAAAGTCCCGCCAGCGGAAATGCGTCGCGCCTGA
- a CDS encoding BON domain-containing protein: MTANHEERETYDPRLLERAVRTQEDPSQSSEVKATGTGSAEWHPAQGAGPDDWLDPAHAYATLSSASRSSGAGTHGRQQACVTTDAPNRVATLLEEVTKRVMSTDYLDTSHVRLAIQDGMVTLSGSVPEERGAEQIEQLVAGCDGVKGIDNQLRVERAAGDR, from the coding sequence ATGACGGCCAACCATGAAGAGCGTGAAACCTACGATCCTCGATTGCTGGAGCGTGCGGTCCGCACCCAGGAGGATCCGAGCCAGTCGTCCGAGGTCAAGGCCACCGGCACCGGATCTGCCGAGTGGCACCCGGCGCAAGGTGCCGGACCTGACGACTGGCTGGACCCGGCGCATGCGTATGCGACCCTCTCCAGCGCATCACGGTCGAGTGGCGCGGGAACGCACGGGCGCCAGCAGGCGTGTGTAACCACCGATGCGCCGAATAGGGTCGCCACCTTGCTGGAAGAGGTAACGAAGCGGGTCATGTCGACGGATTACCTCGACACGTCCCATGTGCGTCTCGCCATCCAGGATGGCATGGTGACGTTAAGCGGCTCCGTCCCGGAAGAGCGGGGCGCGGAACAGATCGAACAACTCGTCGCAGGGTGCGACGGTGTGAAGGGAATCGACAACCAGTTGCGCGTGGAACGCGCGGCCGGTGACAGATAG
- a CDS encoding BON domain-containing protein: MKAIHIIKSVGGIACLSLALAANAQVTVTDSAASHTAATPTHETAGEHISDATVTTKVKAALATEKGLKALHIHVKTREGVVRLTGSVPDAAQKSLAAETAANVGGVKSVRNHLKLVAE, encoded by the coding sequence ATGAAGGCGATTCACATCATCAAATCCGTCGGGGGTATTGCGTGCCTGTCTTTGGCATTGGCCGCTAATGCACAAGTTACTGTCACCGATTCCGCTGCCAGCCACACCGCGGCAACCCCGACGCACGAGACGGCCGGCGAGCATATCAGCGACGCGACCGTCACCACGAAGGTCAAGGCAGCGCTGGCGACCGAGAAGGGCCTGAAGGCTCTGCACATCCATGTGAAGACCCGCGAAGGCGTCGTGCGTCTGACGGGTTCGGTGCCGGATGCGGCGCAAAAGTCGCTGGCCGCTGAAACGGCTGCGAACGTGGGCGGCGTCAAGTCCGTTCGCAACCATCTGAAGCTGGTCGCAGAATAA
- a CDS encoding PA2169 family four-helix-bundle protein — MANEVASVLNDLIETSKDGEQGFRKAAEDTKDVELKALFASRAQACATAVSALQAEVTRLGEKPETSGSVTGALHRGWLQVKSAVTSQDDHAILAEVERGEDAAKKNYREALDKELPADVRVLVEKQYQGVLQNHDVIRDLRDKFAARG, encoded by the coding sequence ATGGCTAACGAAGTCGCTTCCGTACTGAATGATTTGATCGAAACCTCGAAGGATGGGGAACAAGGCTTTCGCAAGGCCGCAGAGGACACGAAGGACGTCGAACTGAAGGCATTGTTCGCGTCGCGCGCACAGGCGTGCGCCACGGCCGTCAGCGCGCTGCAGGCGGAAGTGACGCGTCTGGGCGAAAAGCCGGAGACGAGCGGCTCGGTGACGGGTGCGCTGCACCGCGGCTGGCTGCAGGTGAAGTCCGCGGTCACCTCGCAGGACGACCATGCGATCCTGGCCGAAGTCGAGCGTGGCGAGGATGCCGCCAAGAAGAACTACCGCGAAGCGCTGGACAAGGAACTTCCGGCAGATGTGCGCGTTCTGGTCGAAAAACAGTACCAGGGCGTGCTGCAGAATCACGATGTCATCCGTGATCTGCGCGACAAGTTCGCGGCACGTGGTTAA
- a CDS encoding DUF2188 domain-containing protein — MYYDTTNETIFRVLRGKDGRWEVTQEAAKRPLARFDRMDDAMQYARDVQAENRRYAWITARQA, encoded by the coding sequence ATGTATTACGACACGACGAACGAGACCATCTTCCGGGTACTGCGTGGCAAGGACGGGCGCTGGGAAGTGACGCAGGAAGCGGCCAAGCGTCCGCTGGCGCGTTTTGACCGCATGGACGATGCGATGCAGTATGCGCGCGATGTTCAGGCGGAGAATCGTCGCTATGCGTGGATCACTGCCCGTCAGGCGTGA
- a CDS encoding DUF1488 domain-containing protein, giving the protein MEIFFPEEAPEFSGTPPEIRFTVLVDGEEVVCAISAEALSDHFDAAGPFEEAMLAAFHAGRHKIFSVCRAALERSAGHPVILRSGIFRFASASGQA; this is encoded by the coding sequence ATGGAAATTTTTTTCCCCGAAGAAGCGCCAGAATTCTCGGGCACACCGCCGGAGATCCGGTTCACCGTGCTTGTCGATGGCGAGGAGGTCGTGTGCGCCATCTCGGCGGAAGCGCTGAGCGATCATTTCGATGCCGCCGGTCCTTTCGAGGAGGCAATGCTCGCCGCGTTCCACGCGGGCCGTCACAAGATATTTTCGGTCTGCCGGGCGGCACTGGAGCGGAGTGCGGGCCACCCGGTGATCCTGCGCAGCGGTATCTTCCGCTTCGCCAGCGCATCGGGACAGGCATGA